From Haloarcula sp. CBA1127, a single genomic window includes:
- the acs gene encoding acetate--CoA ligase, which translates to MSDEDVQLEARLEEQEVFEPPESFVEQANVTDEGIYNEFEENWPECWEGAADLLDWEDDYDQVLDDSNPPFYEWFTDGTLNASANCLDRHLDERGDEAAIEWVGEPVEEDNITYTYEELHQKVNEFAAGLREMGVGEGDVVTMYMPMIPQLPIAMLACARIGAPHSVVFAGFSADALATRMNSADSEYLVTCDGYYRRGDPLDHLDKANEGLGGVDHEVERAIVAERLIDGDGFDHDYADNQVAFEDVVADNEGETVEPVDRDAEDMLFLMYTSGTTGKPKGVKHSTGGYLAWAAWTSQAVLDIKPEDTYFCSADIGWITGHSYIVYGPLALGTTTMMYEGTPDYPDKDRLWDIVEEYEADQLYTAPTAIRAFMKWGKQYPEQHDLSSLRLLGTVGEPINPRAWKWYYKHIGNEECPVVDTWWQTETGGMMITTLPGVKDMKPGSAGPPLPGNDVRIVDTEGEEVEPGRAGYLTVDKPWPGMLRTLYKNDERFINEYWAEYSDTDSDDSDDWVYFPEDGAKIDDDGYITVLGRVDDVINVSGHRLGTMEIESAIVGVEGVAEAAVVGGDHDIKGEAVYAYVITEDGYDEDEELRSAIIDGVEDAIGPIARPEAVIFTPELPKTRSGKIMRRLLEDIANGEELGDTSTLRNPDVVSDIETKVQGD; encoded by the coding sequence ATGTCAGATGAAGATGTCCAACTCGAAGCACGGCTCGAAGAGCAGGAGGTTTTCGAGCCGCCGGAATCGTTCGTTGAACAGGCGAACGTCACGGACGAGGGTATCTACAATGAGTTCGAGGAGAACTGGCCGGAGTGCTGGGAGGGAGCCGCCGACCTCCTCGACTGGGAGGACGACTACGATCAGGTACTCGACGACTCGAACCCGCCGTTCTACGAGTGGTTTACCGACGGCACACTGAACGCCTCGGCCAACTGTCTGGACCGGCACCTTGACGAGCGCGGCGACGAAGCCGCTATCGAATGGGTCGGTGAGCCAGTCGAGGAAGACAATATCACCTACACGTACGAGGAACTCCATCAGAAGGTCAACGAGTTCGCGGCCGGCCTGCGGGAGATGGGCGTCGGCGAGGGCGATGTCGTGACGATGTATATGCCGATGATTCCGCAGCTTCCCATCGCCATGCTAGCCTGTGCCCGCATCGGCGCGCCCCACTCCGTTGTGTTCGCCGGCTTCTCTGCAGACGCGCTCGCGACCCGAATGAACTCCGCCGACTCGGAGTATCTGGTCACCTGCGACGGCTACTACCGCCGCGGCGACCCGCTCGACCACCTCGACAAAGCCAACGAGGGGCTGGGCGGCGTTGACCACGAGGTCGAACGCGCCATCGTCGCCGAACGCCTGATCGACGGCGACGGCTTCGACCACGACTACGCGGACAACCAGGTCGCCTTTGAGGACGTCGTCGCCGACAACGAGGGCGAAACGGTCGAGCCGGTCGACCGCGACGCCGAGGACATGCTGTTTCTCATGTACACCTCCGGAACCACCGGGAAGCCGAAGGGTGTCAAACACTCCACCGGTGGCTACCTCGCCTGGGCGGCCTGGACTTCCCAGGCAGTGCTCGACATCAAACCCGAGGACACGTACTTCTGCTCTGCCGATATCGGCTGGATTACCGGCCACTCCTACATCGTCTACGGCCCGCTCGCGCTCGGGACGACGACGATGATGTACGAGGGGACCCCGGACTACCCCGACAAGGACCGCCTCTGGGACATCGTCGAGGAGTACGAAGCCGACCAGCTCTACACCGCGCCGACGGCCATCCGGGCGTTCATGAAGTGGGGCAAACAGTACCCCGAGCAACACGACCTCTCCAGCCTGCGCCTGCTTGGCACGGTCGGTGAGCCGATCAATCCCCGGGCCTGGAAATGGTACTACAAACATATCGGCAACGAGGAGTGTCCCGTCGTCGACACCTGGTGGCAGACCGAAACCGGCGGGATGATGATAACGACGCTGCCCGGCGTCAAGGACATGAAACCGGGGTCGGCCGGGCCGCCGTTGCCGGGCAACGACGTACGCATCGTCGATACCGAGGGTGAGGAAGTCGAACCCGGCCGTGCCGGCTACCTGACTGTCGATAAACCGTGGCCCGGGATGCTCCGGACGCTGTACAAGAACGACGAACGCTTCATCAACGAGTACTGGGCGGAGTACTCGGACACCGACAGCGACGACTCCGACGACTGGGTGTACTTCCCAGAGGACGGGGCGAAAATCGATGATGACGGCTACATCACCGTGCTGGGACGGGTCGACGACGTGATCAACGTCTCCGGCCACCGTCTCGGAACGATGGAAATCGAGAGCGCTATCGTCGGCGTGGAAGGCGTTGCCGAAGCCGCTGTCGTCGGTGGCGACCACGATATCAAGGGCGAGGCGGTGTACGCCTACGTCATCACCGAGGACGGCTACGACGAGGACGAGGAACTCCGCAGTGCGATTATCGACGGCGTCGAGGATGCTATCGGGCCCATCGCGCGGCCGGAAGCGGTGATATTCACGCCCGAACTGCCGAAGACCCGCTCCGGAAAGATCATGCGCCGCCTGCTGGAAGACATCGCCAACGGCGAGGAACTGGGCGATACGAGTACGCTGCGAAACCCTGACGTTGTCAGTGATATCGAGACCAAAGTCCAGGGTGACTGA
- a CDS encoding CheF family chemotaxis protein: MSDTEKKIADTKGQFLLAVSQGQRLTDAEWRNCRIVLTTERVALLGDDKRQISLTDIDRIADRFDVNQQSAGVSDYVALYVGEDVILVSASDHGTFETDFYRASLDGAIVLVQHPALKGGVVQSAEWTKGRLKVTDEALKLAMADGQAVVIDRADIGDLAVEEKQVSGEERTVIQVEHSEEDISVETHLAGEEFHATVLRTMLEESAEQNQADLDLSSTEKRVIMALHSGVSPFDIPNFVGIDVEKTEEIFDRLIELDVISVLRERTEVNLTTKGRRVAGERMGEQ, encoded by the coding sequence ATGAGCGACACCGAAAAGAAGATCGCCGATACGAAGGGGCAGTTCCTTCTGGCGGTCTCACAGGGCCAGCGGCTGACTGACGCCGAGTGGCGAAACTGTCGCATCGTCCTCACTACCGAGCGGGTCGCCCTGCTGGGCGACGACAAGCGACAGATTTCACTGACCGATATCGACCGTATCGCCGACCGGTTCGACGTGAACCAGCAGAGTGCCGGGGTCTCCGACTACGTCGCACTCTACGTCGGCGAAGACGTTATCCTCGTGTCGGCATCGGACCACGGGACGTTCGAGACCGACTTCTACCGGGCGAGTCTCGACGGCGCAATCGTGCTGGTTCAACACCCGGCACTGAAAGGCGGCGTCGTCCAGTCCGCCGAGTGGACGAAAGGCCGACTTAAAGTGACCGACGAGGCGCTGAAACTCGCGATGGCCGACGGGCAAGCCGTCGTCATTGACCGCGCCGACATCGGTGACCTCGCTGTCGAAGAGAAGCAGGTCAGCGGCGAGGAGCGGACTGTCATTCAGGTCGAGCACAGCGAGGAGGATATCAGCGTCGAAACACACCTCGCGGGCGAGGAGTTTCACGCGACTGTCCTCCGGACGATGCTCGAAGAGAGCGCCGAACAGAACCAGGCTGATCTGGACCTGAGCTCGACGGAGAAACGGGTCATCATGGCGCTGCACTCCGGCGTATCGCCGTTCGACATCCCCAATTTTGTCGGTATCGACGTCGAGAAAACCGAGGAGATCTTCGACCGACTGATCGAACTCGACGTGATAAGCGTGCTCCGGGAACGGACCGAAGTGAACCTGACGACGAAGGGCCGTCGGGTCGCTGGCGAGCGGATGGGCGAGCAGTAG
- a CDS encoding bacterio-opsin activator domain-containing protein — MDGEADRIGERGYEQLRRAAETHRSDLVLRLGAEVGLRPAEMTAVRLADIVEFEGHRLLAVREDGDVVRETSLPDSVEHDMRKYANAAGVDDDEPLFSVSPRRLQMLVNEVADRAAETTPRLKGVSSRDLRWRFAASLLDDGVPPDVVCALGGWDRLDRLDPLLDEPDRETIVAAVDGSGRQAAASEPQRTVGWITAVSEALAAAATGEAIATTVCDHLTGTAGFEFAWVAERTGDGLTPRATAEISESTVEQQIDEHTESVTAPLDVGEVRVVDDSANSVALVPLVRENAVSGVIGVGAGEGLTDTEHAVLSALGVQIGHAQVAAERKRLLLADTVTELEFHCGDERTFTAGVSEALQCTVELSGVVPVAGQSLLYYLMVEGASADAILSYADDDDGVADARLLEEHSDGVLLEVVVTDTPALQLVESGGRVRSVTATDGVATIAVELPSEADIRPTVNAVTDAYPETSLAAKRETERPAETDTGFRDRLTDTLSDRQETVLQAAYHSGYFEWPRGSTAEELADSLDVSSPTLHNHLRKAQQKVLTAFFDDRPTEPRQPVDN, encoded by the coding sequence ATGGATGGCGAAGCGGACCGCATCGGTGAGCGAGGGTACGAACAGCTCCGGCGCGCGGCTGAAACGCACCGGTCTGACCTCGTGCTCCGGCTCGGTGCGGAGGTCGGACTCCGCCCAGCGGAGATGACCGCCGTACGGCTGGCCGACATTGTCGAGTTCGAGGGGCATCGCCTGCTTGCTGTTCGGGAGGATGGTGACGTGGTTCGTGAGACGTCCCTTCCGGATTCGGTCGAACACGATATGCGGAAGTACGCGAACGCGGCCGGGGTGGACGACGACGAGCCGCTGTTTTCTGTCTCCCCGCGTCGGCTCCAGATGTTGGTCAACGAGGTAGCCGACCGAGCCGCTGAGACGACACCACGCCTGAAGGGGGTTTCCTCGCGTGACCTCCGGTGGCGGTTCGCGGCAAGCCTGCTGGACGACGGCGTTCCACCAGACGTCGTCTGTGCGCTCGGCGGCTGGGACCGACTCGACCGGCTGGACCCGCTGCTTGACGAACCAGACCGCGAAACCATCGTCGCAGCCGTCGACGGGTCCGGCAGGCAGGCGGCCGCGAGCGAGCCGCAACGAACCGTCGGCTGGATTACGGCGGTCAGCGAGGCGCTTGCGGCCGCTGCAACTGGTGAAGCGATTGCGACAACGGTCTGTGACCACCTAACAGGGACAGCAGGCTTCGAGTTCGCCTGGGTCGCCGAACGGACTGGTGATGGACTGACACCGCGCGCGACGGCAGAGATCTCGGAGTCGACCGTCGAGCAGCAGATCGATGAGCATACCGAGTCAGTCACCGCCCCGCTCGACGTGGGCGAGGTTCGTGTCGTCGACGACAGCGCCAACTCGGTCGCTTTGGTCCCACTCGTCAGGGAAAACGCCGTGTCCGGTGTCATCGGGGTCGGGGCGGGCGAAGGGCTTACCGACACGGAACACGCCGTACTGTCCGCGCTCGGCGTCCAGATCGGCCACGCACAGGTCGCCGCCGAACGCAAGCGCCTCCTGCTTGCCGACACGGTGACCGAGCTGGAGTTTCACTGTGGGGACGAGCGAACCTTTACCGCCGGCGTCTCCGAGGCGCTACAGTGTACGGTCGAACTGTCCGGCGTCGTCCCCGTTGCGGGCCAGTCACTGCTGTACTACCTGATGGTCGAAGGCGCCTCGGCCGACGCGATACTCTCGTATGCGGACGACGACGACGGCGTGGCCGACGCTAGACTTCTCGAAGAGCACAGCGACGGCGTGTTGCTGGAGGTCGTCGTCACCGACACGCCAGCACTCCAGTTGGTCGAGAGCGGCGGCCGCGTTCGCTCTGTGACGGCCACCGACGGTGTGGCGACTATCGCCGTCGAACTCCCCAGCGAGGCTGACATCAGACCGACGGTCAACGCCGTCACCGACGCCTACCCGGAAACGTCGTTAGCGGCGAAGCGAGAGACGGAACGGCCGGCCGAGACAGATACCGGGTTCCGCGACCGACTGACCGACACGCTCTCCGACCGGCAGGAGACCGTTCTTCAGGCGGCCTACCACAGCGGCTATTTCGAGTGGCCTCGCGGCTCGACCGCTGAGGAGCTAGCGGACTCGCTGGACGTCTCGTCACCGACGTTGCACAATCACCTCAGGAAGGCACAGCAGAAGGTTCTGACCGCGTTTTTCGACGACCGGCCGACCGAACCGCGACAGCCGGTCGACAACTGA
- a CDS encoding DUF4212 domain-containing protein has protein sequence MSRDTPADREESTIQPDGTTAAAHDDIDYLDREVNLLRPSTPFMRDHLKIIWSSFVLWALVVFGPVTLTALAPEMMTVQTPLFGFPLHYFLVSFGAPTGALILAVVYTRYRDRLDQKYGIDSVESTAPETGEAAATDGGVEQ, from the coding sequence ATGTCAAGAGACACGCCTGCGGACCGAGAAGAGTCAACTATCCAACCAGACGGCACCACGGCGGCCGCCCACGACGACATCGATTACCTCGACAGGGAGGTGAACCTGCTACGACCGAGTACGCCGTTTATGCGCGACCACCTGAAGATCATCTGGAGCAGTTTCGTGCTCTGGGCGCTGGTCGTGTTCGGCCCGGTGACGCTGACCGCACTTGCGCCGGAGATGATGACCGTGCAGACGCCCCTGTTTGGCTTCCCGCTGCACTACTTCCTCGTCTCGTTCGGTGCGCCGACGGGCGCGCTCATTCTGGCGGTCGTCTACACGCGCTACCGGGACCGGCTCGACCAGAAGTACGGCATCGATTCCGTCGAGAGCACGGCTCCAGAGACGGGCGAGGCAGCGGCCACTGACGGGGGTGTCGAGCAGTGA
- the glmU gene encoding bifunctional sugar-1-phosphate nucleotidylyltransferase/acetyltransferase — MHIDTAVVLAAGEGTRLRPLTRNRPKPMLPAANRPILEHVFDALVEAGIEKLVVVVGYKRDRVQDHFGPTYRGVPISYVSQTKQLGSGHALLQARRVVDGPVLVMNGDRLVDAATIEAVDTSYAETGHTSIAVIERQDTSRYGAVKVQDGDIVDIVEKPQHDDFRLINGGVYAFDGDIFEAIDETTRHAGELALTDTIELLLESDRIQAVEVDGMWVDATYPWDLLTVAREVLARGRVVESARDEQVWVDNSARVHDEATLQSPVVIGPDCEIGPDAVIGPNVALGRNVTVGANSVIQHTVLDADTRVDPSSTLVDTVTGQDVNLGVNTVVPGGPADVQVGTEVFEDQRLGAVIADRAVALGDVSFVSGSLVGPNAQLATGVTVDGTVREGAEVVR, encoded by the coding sequence ATGCACATCGATACGGCTGTAGTCCTCGCTGCGGGTGAAGGGACTCGCCTCCGGCCGTTGACGCGAAACCGGCCAAAACCAATGTTACCGGCCGCGAACCGTCCGATCCTCGAACACGTCTTCGACGCGCTGGTCGAGGCAGGCATCGAGAAACTCGTCGTCGTCGTCGGCTACAAGCGCGACCGCGTTCAGGACCACTTCGGCCCAACGTACCGTGGCGTTCCTATTTCCTATGTGAGCCAGACGAAACAGCTCGGTAGCGGGCACGCACTCCTCCAGGCACGGCGCGTCGTCGACGGCCCGGTTCTGGTGATGAACGGTGACCGTCTCGTCGACGCGGCCACTATCGAGGCGGTAGATACCTCCTACGCGGAGACTGGGCACACGAGCATCGCTGTCATCGAACGACAGGACACCAGTCGGTACGGTGCCGTCAAGGTACAGGACGGCGATATCGTCGATATCGTCGAAAAGCCACAACACGACGATTTCAGGCTCATCAACGGCGGCGTGTACGCCTTCGACGGCGACATCTTCGAGGCTATCGACGAAACGACGCGGCACGCCGGCGAGCTGGCGCTGACCGACACTATCGAACTCCTGCTCGAATCTGATCGCATTCAGGCAGTCGAGGTCGACGGAATGTGGGTTGACGCGACCTACCCGTGGGACCTGCTGACCGTCGCCCGAGAGGTGCTGGCGCGGGGACGGGTCGTCGAATCGGCCCGAGACGAACAGGTCTGGGTCGACAACTCCGCACGCGTCCACGACGAGGCGACCCTCCAGTCGCCGGTCGTCATTGGCCCGGACTGTGAAATCGGACCGGACGCTGTCATCGGTCCGAACGTCGCGCTCGGACGCAACGTCACTGTCGGGGCCAACAGCGTCATCCAGCACACTGTCCTCGACGCTGACACGCGTGTCGACCCCAGTTCGACCCTCGTCGACACTGTCACCGGCCAAGACGTGAACCTGGGCGTCAATACGGTCGTCCCCGGCGGCCCGGCCGACGTGCAGGTCGGCACGGAAGTGTTTGAGGACCAGCGGCTCGGTGCCGTTATTGCCGACCGCGCCGTCGCGCTCGGGGACGTGAGCTTCGTCTCCGGGTCGCTCGTGGGCCCCAACGCTCAGCTCGCCACTGGCGTGACAGTCGATGGAACCGTCCGCGAGGGCGCGGAGGTGGTCCGCTGA
- the acs gene encoding acetate--CoA ligase, translating into MTRGDEPDRGQSQTGRETVEPPDWFVEQANVTDPAVYDRFERKWPGCWREAAELLDWEEPFETVLRGTDGPPFEWFPGGRLNAAYNCLDRHLPERKNQLALVWEGHLGESRTYTYLELYREVNAFAAALRDRGVGRDDVVTLYLPMVPELPVAMLACARLGVPHNVVFAGFSADALATRMERAESEYLITCDGYYRRGSAVAQKNKADNARIAVDHDVSVVVLDRLGRDVHLGDDYDDYHDLLAAHEGAEVEPVSRAADDPLFRIYTSGTTGEPKAVTHTTGGYLAHVAWTARSVLDIKPEDTYWCSADIGWITGHSYIVYGPLALGTTTVLYNGTADHPKKDQLWELIEKYAVDVFYTAPTAVRAFMKWGEEYPAKHDLSSLRLLGTVGEPMDASAWEWYREHIGGGECPVVDTWWQTETGAVLVSTLPGVDEMKPGAAGTPLPGIEASVVDRSGAVAESDTAGELVVTRPWPGMPRALLDGTGWGSVPDNAKEWRYYPEDSVSVDNDGYITFLGRIDDAINVAGRRFSTKELESTVAGVTGVAEAAVVGADDETTGTAVYAFASPEDGYAESELRAAIEDAIVNAIGGIARPKEVVFTPDLPKTRSGKVMRRLLTAVANDDELGDTSALRNPEILGEIQSTTRRE; encoded by the coding sequence ATGACACGGGGTGACGAACCGGATCGGGGCCAGTCCCAGACGGGGCGAGAGACAGTCGAACCACCGGACTGGTTCGTTGAACAGGCGAACGTGACGGATCCGGCTGTCTACGACCGCTTCGAACGGAAGTGGCCCGGTTGCTGGCGCGAGGCCGCCGAGTTGCTTGACTGGGAGGAGCCGTTCGAGACGGTACTCCGTGGAACGGACGGGCCACCGTTCGAATGGTTCCCTGGCGGCCGATTAAACGCCGCATACAACTGTCTTGACCGGCACCTCCCCGAGCGCAAGAACCAACTCGCACTGGTCTGGGAGGGGCACCTCGGCGAGTCCCGCACCTACACCTACCTCGAACTGTACCGGGAAGTCAACGCCTTCGCCGCAGCGCTGCGCGACCGCGGTGTCGGACGGGACGACGTGGTGACGCTGTACCTGCCTATGGTACCCGAACTCCCGGTCGCGATGCTGGCCTGCGCCCGTCTTGGCGTGCCACACAACGTCGTCTTCGCCGGGTTCTCTGCGGACGCGCTGGCGACGCGAATGGAGCGGGCCGAGTCGGAGTACCTCATCACCTGTGACGGCTACTACCGCCGCGGTAGTGCCGTCGCACAAAAGAACAAGGCCGATAACGCACGAATCGCCGTCGACCACGACGTGTCGGTCGTCGTGCTTGACCGACTAGGCCGTGACGTGCACTTAGGCGACGACTACGACGACTATCACGACCTGCTGGCGGCCCACGAGGGCGCGGAAGTCGAACCGGTTTCGCGGGCGGCCGACGACCCGCTCTTTCGCATCTACACCTCAGGGACGACTGGCGAGCCCAAAGCGGTCACACACACGACCGGTGGCTATCTCGCACACGTCGCCTGGACCGCCCGGTCAGTTCTCGACATCAAGCCCGAGGACACGTACTGGTGTTCTGCCGACATCGGCTGGATTACCGGCCATTCCTACATCGTCTACGGCCCGCTCGCGCTCGGGACGACGACAGTACTGTACAACGGCACAGCGGACCACCCCAAGAAAGACCAGCTGTGGGAGCTCATCGAAAAGTACGCCGTTGACGTGTTCTACACCGCACCGACTGCTGTTCGGGCGTTTATGAAATGGGGCGAGGAGTACCCCGCGAAGCACGACCTCTCTAGCCTGCGCCTGCTGGGCACCGTCGGCGAGCCGATGGACGCGAGCGCCTGGGAGTGGTATCGCGAACACATCGGCGGCGGCGAGTGCCCGGTTGTCGACACCTGGTGGCAGACTGAAACCGGCGCAGTACTTGTGTCGACGCTGCCCGGCGTCGACGAGATGAAACCCGGGGCCGCGGGAACGCCGCTACCGGGAATCGAGGCGTCCGTCGTCGACCGCTCTGGTGCGGTCGCCGAGTCGGACACGGCCGGCGAACTCGTCGTGACGCGACCCTGGCCGGGGATGCCGCGGGCACTGCTCGACGGGACAGGCTGGGGTAGCGTGCCGGACAACGCCAAAGAGTGGCGTTACTACCCCGAAGACAGCGTCTCAGTCGACAATGACGGCTACATCACGTTCCTCGGCCGGATCGACGACGCCATCAACGTCGCTGGCCGGCGGTTCAGTACCAAGGAACTGGAGTCGACGGTCGCCGGCGTTACCGGCGTCGCAGAAGCCGCCGTCGTCGGTGCCGACGACGAAACGACCGGAACGGCGGTGTACGCGTTCGCCTCCCCGGAAGACGGCTACGCCGAGAGTGAACTCCGGGCAGCCATCGAAGACGCTATCGTCAACGCCATCGGCGGTATCGCTCGCCCCAAGGAAGTCGTGTTCACGCCCGACCTCCCCAAAACACGGTCGGGCAAAGTTATGCGCCGCCTGCTGACCGCAGTGGCGAACGACGACGAACTGGGCGATACCAGCGCGCTACGTAACCCCGAAATCCTCGGCGAGATCCAGTCGACGACGAGAAGGGAGTGA
- the glmS gene encoding glutamine--fructose-6-phosphate transaminase (isomerizing), whose protein sequence is MCGIIGCVGRGDETLDTLVHGLSKLEYRGYDSAGVALANSHIDLCKHSGKIADLREALSERTLSGSVGIGHTRWSTHGPPTDENAHPHQDCTGDVAVVHNGIIENYQSLRDELVSAGHTFTSDTDTEVVPHLIEDALEAGADPEDAVRETVDRLEGSYAVAVVVAGCDSVFAARNDSPLVLGIDDDATYLASDVPAFRDFTDKVIYLADGEFARLNGDGWTVTDTDGNVVEKDIDTVQWDPEETGKSGYDHFMLKEIHEQPRALRQCLRGRVDELAGTVDIGDLGGLSPTGVQFVACGTSYHAALHGAQLFREAGIPAQAFLASEYATATPPIGDALVVGVTQSGETADTLSALRAARRRGARTLAVTNVVGSTAARECDHALYIRAGPEIGVAATKTFASQLAALNLLALGTSTTGDARQVISALRDLPGHVQEVLDESAAQEVAELYQDANAYFFIGRGYQNPVALEGALKMKEITYKHAEGFAAGELKHGPLALVTENTPVFAIVTGDDERARKTIGNVKEVEARDAPVVAITDGQSDVERYADHVLKIPETHPRAAAVLANTHLQLVSYHTAALLERNIDKPRNLAKSVTVE, encoded by the coding sequence ATGTGTGGTATCATCGGCTGTGTCGGCCGCGGCGACGAGACGCTCGACACGCTCGTCCACGGCCTTTCGAAACTGGAGTACCGCGGGTACGACTCTGCCGGCGTTGCGCTTGCGAACAGCCACATCGACCTGTGCAAACACTCCGGAAAAATCGCCGACTTGCGCGAGGCGCTGTCGGAACGGACGCTCTCGGGCTCGGTCGGCATTGGCCACACCCGCTGGAGCACACACGGCCCGCCGACTGACGAGAACGCTCACCCCCATCAGGACTGCACCGGTGATGTCGCAGTCGTCCACAACGGTATCATCGAGAACTACCAGTCCCTGCGAGACGAACTCGTGAGCGCCGGCCACACATTCACGTCTGACACCGATACCGAGGTCGTCCCCCACCTCATTGAGGACGCGCTAGAGGCGGGAGCTGACCCTGAAGACGCTGTCAGAGAGACGGTCGACCGACTTGAGGGAAGCTACGCCGTCGCTGTCGTCGTTGCCGGCTGTGACTCGGTATTTGCTGCGCGAAACGACTCGCCGCTCGTGCTAGGCATCGACGACGACGCGACGTATCTGGCCAGTGATGTGCCCGCCTTCCGGGACTTCACTGACAAGGTCATCTATCTCGCTGACGGCGAGTTCGCTCGACTCAACGGTGATGGATGGACCGTCACTGACACCGACGGCAATGTCGTCGAGAAAGACATCGACACTGTCCAGTGGGACCCAGAAGAGACCGGCAAAAGCGGCTACGACCACTTCATGCTCAAAGAGATTCACGAGCAACCTCGCGCGCTCCGGCAGTGTCTGCGGGGCCGGGTCGACGAACTCGCCGGCACGGTCGATATCGGCGACCTCGGTGGACTCTCCCCGACCGGCGTCCAGTTCGTCGCCTGCGGGACCTCCTACCACGCTGCCCTGCATGGCGCGCAACTGTTCCGCGAAGCGGGCATCCCCGCCCAGGCATTCCTCGCCAGCGAATACGCCACGGCTACGCCACCTATCGGCGACGCGCTCGTCGTCGGCGTCACGCAGAGCGGCGAAACCGCAGACACGCTTTCGGCACTTCGGGCGGCCCGCCGCCGCGGCGCGCGGACGCTGGCCGTGACCAACGTTGTCGGCTCTACCGCAGCCCGCGAGTGCGACCACGCGCTGTACATCCGTGCCGGGCCGGAAATCGGCGTCGCCGCGACCAAGACCTTCGCCTCACAGCTGGCCGCGCTGAACCTGCTCGCGCTTGGAACGTCCACCACCGGCGACGCCCGGCAGGTCATCAGTGCACTCCGTGACCTCCCCGGCCACGTTCAGGAGGTTCTCGACGAATCTGCCGCTCAGGAGGTCGCCGAGTTGTATCAGGACGCCAACGCCTACTTCTTCATCGGCCGGGGCTATCAGAATCCCGTGGCGCTTGAAGGCGCGCTGAAAATGAAGGAGATCACCTACAAGCACGCCGAGGGCTTCGCTGCGGGTGAGCTAAAACACGGCCCGCTGGCGCTGGTGACCGAGAACACGCCGGTGTTCGCTATCGTGACCGGTGACGACGAACGCGCCCGCAAGACGATCGGGAACGTCAAAGAGGTCGAGGCACGGGACGCGCCGGTGGTCGCGATTACGGATGGACAGAGCGACGTTGAACGATACGCAGACCACGTGCTCAAGATTCCGGAGACCCATCCGCGAGCCGCCGCGGTGCTGGCGAACACGCATTTGCAACTGGTGTCGTATCACACGGCTGCGCTGCTGGAGCGGAACATCGATAAGCCACGCAACTTGGCAAAAAGCGTCACGGTCGAGTGA